In Desulfovibrio sp. X2, one DNA window encodes the following:
- a CDS encoding ABC transporter permease, with protein FLAGGLGASLFSCLHALVTIVFLGNQVVSGLALTILGVGLADYLGTPYIGTKLAGFSKFAFPGLAHIPWLGPIFFRQDALVYCSYLAVPLVWFVFNRTRLGLALDAAGEYPPAARAAGLSVTRLRWLGVVGGAFFVGLGGAYLSLAYTQFWTTNLAAGRGWIAVALV; from the coding sequence GCTTCCTGGCCGGGGGGCTGGGCGCCTCGCTCTTCTCCTGCCTGCACGCCCTGGTGACCATCGTCTTTCTGGGCAACCAGGTGGTCTCGGGGCTGGCCCTGACCATCCTCGGCGTGGGGCTGGCCGACTACCTGGGCACGCCCTACATCGGAACCAAGCTCGCGGGCTTCTCCAAGTTCGCCTTCCCGGGCCTTGCGCACATCCCCTGGCTCGGGCCGATCTTCTTCCGCCAGGACGCCCTGGTCTACTGCTCCTATCTGGCCGTGCCCCTGGTCTGGTTCGTCTTCAACCGCACGCGGCTCGGCCTGGCCCTGGACGCGGCGGGCGAGTATCCGCCCGCGGCCCGCGCGGCCGGGCTCTCCGTGACCAGGCTGCGCTGGCTCGGCGTGGTCGGGGGGGCCTTCTTCGTGGGGCTCGGCGGGGCCTATCTTTCGCTGGCCTACACCCAGTTCTGGACCACCAACCTGGCCGCGGGACGCGGCTGGATCGCCGTGGCCCTGGT